The following proteins are encoded in a genomic region of Populus trichocarpa isolate Nisqually-1 chromosome 13, P.trichocarpa_v4.1, whole genome shotgun sequence:
- the LOC7494441 gene encoding transcription factor MYB41: MGRAPCCDKNGLKKGPWTPEEDQKLTAYIQLQGPGNWRSLPKNAGLQRCGKSCRLRWTNYLRPDIKRGRFSFEEEESIIQLHSILGNKWSAIAARLPGRTDNEIKNYWNTHIRKRLLRNGIDPVTHASRLDLLDLSSILSSALCNPSSLLTLSTLVGNTQALLNPDIFRLSTTLSSLKQENSDLFLQQLQENELCSSLLQNQAIPTLSSQSNQFQNQAELIPACTTTTSTGTFLNQTTPLMLANVEGFSPNTTSTFSCQNSQENSVPLNEGLVSQPNFYCNSTTTTNPTVPELEEYSGFQSANNGYRNFSIGSVISTRFTSPDPLNSPSTYVNSSSTEDDRECYSSLLKFEIPESFDIDDFL, from the exons ATGGGAAGAGCACCTTGCTGTGACAAAAATGGACTCAAGAAAGGTCCTTGGACTCCTGAAGAAGATCAAAAGCTCACCGCTTATATTCAACTTCAGGGACCTGGAAACTGGCGTTCCCTCCCCAAAAATgctg GGCTCCAAAGGTGTGGAAAGAGCTGTCGTCTTCGTTGGACAAACTACCTGAGGCCTGATATCAAGAGAGGAAGATTTtcatttgaagaagaagagtcTATAATTCAACTTCACAGTATTTTGGGAAACAA gtGGTCAGCTATAGCAGCTCGTTTACCAGGAAGAACTGACaatgaaatcaagaattattGGAACACTCATATAAGGAAAAGGTTGCTTAGAAATGGAATTGATCCAGTGACTCATGCCTCACGTCTTGATCTTCTTGACCTATCCTCTATTCTGAGTTCAGCTTTGTGTAACCCATCATCACTACTCACTCTGTCAACCTTGGTGGGCAATACTCAAGCCCTACTAAATCCTGATATTTTTAGACTATCCACCACTCTATCATcgttgaaacaagaaaattcagaCCTGTTTTTGCAGCAACTACAAGAAAACGAGCTTTGCAGCTCACTGTTACAAAACCAAGCTATCCCTACATTATCGTCACAATCTAACCAGTTTCAGAATCAAGCTGAACTAATTCCTGCTTGCACTACTACTACATCTACTGGCACATTTCTAAACCAAACAACACCACTTATGCTAGCAAATGTGGAAGGGTTTTCACCGAATACAACAAGTACTTTTAGCTGCCAAAATTCACAAGAAAATTCCGTGCCTTTGAACGAGGGATTGGTTTCACAGCCAAACTTTTATTGCAATAGTACTACTACAACAAATCCTACAGTTCCTGAACTTGAAGAGTACTCAGGATTCCAATCAGCAAACAACGGCTATCGGAATTTTAGCATTGGCTCGGTTATTTCAACGCGTTTTACGAGCCCGGATCCATTGAATTCACCATCAACATATGTCAACAGCAGCAGTACTGAGGATGACAGGGAGTGCTACAGCAGCTTGTTGAAGTTCGAAATTCCAGAGAGTTTCGACATTGATGATTTCCTGTAA